One genomic segment of Intestinimonas butyriciproducens includes these proteins:
- a CDS encoding DUF362 domain-containing protein — translation MEQSKVYFSDLRAPVGTNLLRKLEKLIRRAGIGDIDMEKKLVAIKLHFGEPGNLTYLRPNYAKVVADVVKSLGGVPFLTDCNTLYPGRRKNALEHMEAAYENGFSPFSTGCHVIIGDGLRGTDDVEVPVEGAEYIQTAKIGRAIMDADVFISLTHFKGHEATGFGGAIKNIGMGCGSRRGKMEQHNAGKPLVRQSRCVGCRRCSRECGQDAISYGEDGKAGIDQEKCVGCGRCIGACNFDAIRTPDDAANAELNRKMAEYAKAVVQDRPQFHISLVIDISPYCDCHDGNDTPILPDVGMFASFDPVALDQACADACLKLPVMPGSLLDDRMHEEGFVDHHDHFINTTPEAEWESCLEHAEKIGLGSRSYTLITV, via the coding sequence TTGGAACAATCGAAGGTATATTTCTCTGATCTCAGGGCCCCGGTGGGCACCAATCTGCTGCGCAAGCTGGAAAAACTGATCCGCAGAGCGGGCATCGGGGACATCGACATGGAAAAGAAGCTGGTGGCCATCAAGCTCCACTTCGGCGAGCCGGGCAATCTCACCTATCTCAGGCCCAACTATGCCAAGGTGGTGGCCGACGTGGTGAAGTCTCTGGGCGGGGTGCCGTTCCTCACCGACTGCAACACCCTGTATCCCGGGCGCAGGAAAAACGCCCTGGAGCACATGGAGGCCGCTTATGAAAACGGTTTTTCACCCTTTTCCACCGGCTGTCATGTCATCATTGGCGACGGCTTGCGGGGCACCGACGATGTGGAGGTCCCTGTGGAGGGGGCGGAGTATATCCAGACCGCCAAGATCGGGCGGGCCATTATGGACGCGGATGTGTTTATCAGCCTGACCCATTTCAAGGGCCATGAGGCCACAGGGTTCGGCGGGGCCATCAAAAATATCGGCATGGGCTGCGGAAGCCGGAGAGGCAAGATGGAGCAGCACAACGCGGGCAAACCCCTGGTACGTCAGAGCCGCTGCGTGGGCTGCCGGAGATGTTCCAGGGAGTGCGGTCAGGACGCCATTTCCTACGGCGAGGACGGTAAGGCCGGCATCGACCAGGAGAAATGCGTAGGCTGCGGGCGCTGCATCGGCGCGTGTAATTTTGACGCCATCCGCACCCCCGACGACGCGGCCAATGCCGAGCTCAACCGTAAAATGGCGGAGTACGCCAAGGCTGTGGTGCAGGACCGGCCGCAGTTCCACATCAGTCTGGTCATCGATATCTCCCCATACTGCGACTGCCACGACGGAAACGATACGCCCATCCTGCCCGATGTGGGCATGTTTGCCTCTTTCGACCCGGTGGCGCTGGACCAGGCCTGTGCCGACGCCTGCCTCAAGCTTCCCGTCATGCCCGGCAGTCTGCTGGACGACCGGATGCATGAGGAGGGGTTCGTAGACCACCACGACCATTTCATCAACACCACACCAGAAGCCGAGTGGGAGAGCTGTCTGGAGCATGCGGAGAAAATCGGCCTGGGGAGCCGCTCTTATACGCTCATAACAGTGTGA
- a CDS encoding helix-turn-helix domain-containing protein: protein MSFPDRLKELREEKKLTQEELAKIVGLTLRAYQLYEYGEGYPTFKRLIIIADFFDVPLDYLVGRSDLRERK, encoded by the coding sequence ATGTCTTTTCCAGACAGATTAAAGGAGCTAAGAGAAGAAAAAAAGCTCACGCAGGAGGAACTGGCGAAAATAGTTGGGTTGACCCTGCGTGCATATCAGCTTTACGAGTACGGGGAAGGATATCCAACATTTAAAAGGCTAATTATTATTGCTGACTTTTTTGACGTTCCCCTGGACTACCTCGTGGGGCGGTCCGATCTGCGGGAGCGGAAATAG
- the deoC gene encoding deoxyribose-phosphate aldolase, which produces MDTEKILAHCDHTLLKQESTWEQIREVCDDGLKYRCASVCIPASYVRRAAEHVGNALKICTVIGFPNGYSTTAVKVFETEDAIRNGADEIDMVINIGWVKDRRWEDLLTEIKAVKASCQGRILKVIVEACLLTEEEKIKMCEIVTASGAEYIKTSTGFSTGGATREDVALFARHIGSGVKIKAAGGISTLQDAEDFLALGADRLGTSRIVKLVKGQQGEGY; this is translated from the coding sequence ATGGATACCGAGAAAATCCTAGCCCACTGCGACCATACCCTGCTCAAGCAGGAGTCCACCTGGGAACAGATCAGGGAGGTCTGCGACGACGGCCTCAAATACCGCTGCGCCTCGGTCTGCATCCCCGCCTCCTATGTGCGCCGGGCGGCGGAGCACGTGGGCAACGCGCTGAAGATCTGCACGGTCATCGGGTTCCCCAATGGCTATTCCACCACTGCCGTCAAGGTATTTGAGACGGAGGACGCCATCCGCAACGGGGCCGACGAGATCGATATGGTCATCAATATCGGCTGGGTGAAGGACCGGCGCTGGGAGGACCTGCTCACAGAGATCAAAGCCGTCAAGGCATCCTGTCAGGGAAGGATATTAAAGGTCATCGTGGAGGCGTGCCTGCTCACGGAGGAGGAGAAGATCAAGATGTGCGAGATCGTCACCGCCTCGGGCGCGGAATATATCAAGACCTCTACGGGCTTTTCCACCGGCGGGGCCACCCGGGAGGATGTGGCCCTCTTCGCCAGGCACATCGGATCTGGTGTGAAGATCAAGGCGGCAGGCGGTATCTCCACTCTTCAGGACGCGGAGGACTTTCTGGCGCTGGGCGCGGACCGTCTGGGAACGTCCCGGATCGTCAAGCTGGTGAAGGGACAGCAAGGAGAAGGATATTGA
- a CDS encoding BMP family ABC transporter substrate-binding protein: MKNFKKLSALVLAGAMVFSLAACGGNSASTPTPAPADTSAPADTSAPADTTAPEAVTNPDEIEDSMTSADGTYEVAFITDVGQLKDKSFNQGTFDGVKLYAAANGLSYKYYQPANGNEATDDDRYDAMKAAVDAGAKVVVAAGFMQENALKKAAAEFPDTPFVFIDGYPLSDEAGNTLTNVAAVAFKEEQCGYFAGYAVVKDGFTKLGFSGGGGGTNDACCRYGYGFVQGANAAAADMGVTVDMNYSWEYGSSFSASPELQTMANGWYESGTEVIFACGGSMFQSIAAAASANDGFVVGVDVDQSSQSDTVITSAMKGLSDAVEWAVAKVYDGTFSEIGGVATSLGVNENSVGLPTDTWSLENYPVEEYEALYQEVLDGTLVVDNDFTKLETTEWSNVNLNVI; this comes from the coding sequence TTGAAGAATTTTAAGAAACTCTCCGCTCTTGTTCTGGCTGGTGCAATGGTCTTCTCGCTGGCGGCCTGCGGCGGCAATAGCGCCAGCACTCCCACGCCCGCCCCTGCAGACACCAGCGCTCCCGCCGACACCTCCGCCCCCGCCGATACCACCGCCCCTGAGGCAGTCACCAATCCGGACGAGATCGAGGACAGCATGACCTCTGCCGACGGTACTTATGAGGTTGCTTTTATCACCGATGTGGGCCAGCTCAAGGACAAGTCCTTCAACCAGGGCACTTTTGACGGCGTGAAGCTGTACGCCGCCGCCAATGGACTGAGCTACAAGTATTATCAGCCCGCCAACGGCAACGAGGCCACCGACGACGACCGTTACGACGCCATGAAGGCCGCCGTTGACGCCGGTGCCAAGGTGGTTGTGGCCGCCGGCTTTATGCAGGAGAACGCCCTGAAGAAGGCCGCTGCCGAGTTCCCCGACACCCCCTTTGTCTTTATCGACGGTTATCCCCTCTCCGATGAGGCCGGCAATACCCTGACCAATGTGGCGGCTGTGGCCTTTAAGGAAGAGCAGTGCGGCTACTTCGCCGGCTATGCCGTTGTGAAGGACGGCTTCACCAAGCTGGGCTTCTCCGGCGGTGGCGGCGGCACCAACGATGCCTGCTGCCGTTACGGCTATGGCTTTGTCCAGGGCGCCAACGCCGCTGCGGCAGATATGGGCGTTACCGTGGATATGAACTACTCTTGGGAGTACGGCTCCAGCTTCAGCGCCTCTCCCGAGCTGCAGACCATGGCCAATGGCTGGTATGAGAGCGGCACCGAGGTCATCTTTGCCTGCGGCGGCTCTATGTTCCAGTCCATCGCCGCTGCTGCTTCCGCCAACGACGGGTTTGTGGTCGGCGTGGACGTAGATCAGTCCAGCCAGTCCGACACTGTCATCACCTCCGCCATGAAGGGCCTTTCCGACGCTGTCGAATGGGCCGTGGCCAAGGTCTATGACGGCACCTTCTCCGAGATCGGCGGCGTGGCGACCTCTCTGGGCGTCAATGAGAACTCCGTTGGTCTTCCCACCGACACCTGGAGCTTGGAGAATTACCCCGTGGAGGAGTACGAGGCCCTGTATCAGGAAGTGCTGGATGGCACCCTGGTGGTGGACAACGACTTCACCAAGCTGGAGACCACCGAGTGGTCCAATGTGAACCTGAACGTCATCTAA
- a CDS encoding short-chain fatty acid transporter codes for MFKKFTNGCVRVVNRWLPDPFLFAIILTIVVFIGAMIGTQQTPMALVDAWGNDKGFWGLLSFSMQMALVLVLGSAMASAKVCKRVLGAIASLAKDKKSAILITTFVSTVCCWLNWGFGLIAGALLAKEIARRVRDVDYPLLIASAYSGFVIWHAGLSGSIPLQLSSTTEILGVAYQAPTTATILHPMNLIMCLVILVLMPFVNYAMHPDAAHTIVVDPALLVDEEEKSYVVDTPAAKIEHNKILWIITLVLGFAYIVYYFVNNGFNLGLNIVNMIFMFLGILLHGDLRKYVDAIGEAASGAAGILLQFPFYAGIMGLMVAANSDGVSLASIIANFFTNISNNVTFPMLTFLSAGIVNFFVPSGGGQWAVQAPIVMPAATEMGIDYGRAAMAIAWGDQWTNMIQPFWALPALGIAGLSARNVMGYLVIVLLFTGVVACLGFLGWAMFF; via the coding sequence ATGTTCAAAAAGTTTACCAATGGCTGCGTACGCGTAGTCAACCGATGGCTGCCGGATCCGTTCCTGTTCGCCATCATCCTGACCATCGTGGTGTTTATCGGCGCCATGATCGGTACGCAGCAGACTCCTATGGCTCTTGTCGATGCCTGGGGTAACGACAAGGGCTTCTGGGGGCTGCTGTCCTTCTCCATGCAGATGGCCCTGGTTCTGGTCCTCGGCTCTGCCATGGCGTCCGCCAAGGTCTGTAAAAGAGTCCTAGGCGCCATTGCCTCTCTGGCCAAGGATAAAAAGAGCGCCATCCTCATCACCACCTTCGTGTCCACCGTCTGCTGCTGGCTCAACTGGGGCTTCGGCCTCATCGCCGGCGCTCTGCTTGCCAAAGAGATCGCCCGTCGGGTCCGTGACGTGGACTATCCGCTGCTCATCGCCTCCGCCTATTCCGGCTTTGTGATCTGGCACGCCGGCCTTTCCGGTTCCATTCCTCTGCAGCTCTCCAGCACCACCGAGATTCTGGGGGTGGCCTATCAGGCTCCCACCACGGCTACCATCCTTCATCCTATGAACCTCATCATGTGCCTTGTCATTCTGGTGCTGATGCCTTTTGTCAACTATGCCATGCATCCTGATGCCGCACACACCATCGTCGTGGACCCCGCCCTCCTCGTGGACGAGGAAGAGAAATCGTATGTCGTTGACACCCCTGCTGCAAAAATCGAGCACAACAAGATCCTGTGGATCATCACGCTGGTGCTCGGTTTTGCCTACATCGTCTATTACTTTGTAAATAATGGCTTCAACCTGGGGCTCAATATCGTCAACATGATTTTCATGTTCTTGGGCATCCTGCTCCACGGCGACCTGCGGAAATATGTAGACGCCATTGGAGAGGCCGCCTCCGGCGCCGCCGGTATCCTGCTCCAGTTCCCCTTCTATGCCGGCATCATGGGCCTGATGGTGGCCGCCAACAGCGACGGCGTTTCTTTGGCCTCCATCATTGCCAACTTCTTCACCAACATCTCCAATAACGTCACCTTCCCCATGCTCACCTTCCTGTCCGCCGGCATCGTAAACTTCTTTGTCCCCTCCGGCGGCGGCCAGTGGGCTGTGCAGGCTCCCATCGTGATGCCCGCTGCCACCGAAATGGGCATCGATTATGGCCGTGCCGCCATGGCCATTGCCTGGGGCGATCAGTGGACCAATATGATCCAGCCCTTCTGGGCCCTGCCTGCCCTGGGGATCGCCGGGCTGTCCGCCCGCAACGTAATGGGCTACCTTGTCATCGTTCTTCTCTTTACCGGCGTGGTTGCCTGCCTGGGCTTTCTGGGCTGGGCGATGTTCTTCTAA
- a CDS encoding adenylosuccinate synthase, translating into MVRAIVGANWGDEGKGKITDMFAEESDVVVRFQGGANAGHTIICDYGKFALHQLPSGVFYPHITNIIGNGVALDVPKFLEELEHLEAGGVPAPHIIISERTQVLMPYHVLQDQYEEERLGGHAFGSTKSGIAPFYSDKYAKYGIQVCELFDEKRLMERLEQVCQIKNVLFEHLYHKPLLDPKALFQQLMGYREQIAPYVGNALTFVKGALADGKKVLLEAQLGAMKDPDFGIYPFTTSSHTLAAFGCMGVGVAPSDIQTITAVTKAYSSAVGAGAFVSELFGDEGDELRRRGGDAGEYGATTGRPRRVGWFDTVATRYGCMVQGATEVALTAVDVLGYLDEIKVCIGYEIDGKVTRDFPVTRLLEQAKPVYTTLPGWKCDIRGEIDYAKLPQAAKNYVDFLEGEIGVPITLVSTGPKRHEIARR; encoded by the coding sequence ATGGTCAGAGCAATCGTCGGAGCCAACTGGGGCGACGAGGGCAAGGGCAAGATCACCGATATGTTCGCGGAGGAATCCGACGTTGTCGTACGGTTCCAGGGCGGTGCCAATGCCGGCCATACCATCATCTGTGACTATGGGAAGTTCGCCCTGCACCAACTTCCGTCGGGTGTGTTTTATCCCCACATCACCAATATCATCGGAAATGGCGTTGCACTGGATGTGCCGAAATTTTTAGAAGAGTTGGAACACCTGGAGGCGGGAGGCGTCCCCGCCCCCCACATCATCATCTCCGAACGGACCCAGGTGCTGATGCCTTACCATGTGCTCCAGGATCAATATGAAGAGGAGCGGCTGGGCGGTCATGCGTTCGGTTCCACCAAGTCCGGAATCGCCCCCTTCTACTCCGACAAATATGCCAAATATGGCATCCAAGTCTGCGAGCTCTTTGATGAAAAGAGGCTGATGGAGCGTCTGGAGCAGGTCTGCCAAATCAAGAACGTGCTCTTTGAACATCTCTACCATAAGCCGCTTTTGGACCCCAAAGCGCTCTTCCAGCAGCTTATGGGTTATCGTGAGCAGATCGCCCCTTATGTCGGCAATGCCCTGACCTTTGTGAAGGGAGCCCTTGCGGATGGGAAAAAGGTCCTGCTGGAAGCGCAGTTGGGCGCCATGAAGGACCCGGACTTCGGCATCTATCCGTTCACCACCTCCTCCCATACGCTGGCCGCCTTTGGCTGTATGGGCGTAGGCGTCGCGCCCAGCGACATCCAGACTATCACGGCCGTTACCAAAGCCTATTCCAGCGCTGTAGGCGCGGGCGCCTTCGTGTCCGAGCTTTTCGGGGACGAGGGCGATGAGCTGCGCCGTCGGGGCGGAGACGCGGGTGAATACGGTGCCACCACCGGGCGTCCCCGGCGGGTGGGCTGGTTCGATACCGTGGCCACCCGTTACGGCTGCATGGTACAGGGGGCCACCGAAGTTGCCCTCACTGCGGTGGATGTGCTGGGCTATCTGGATGAAATCAAGGTCTGCATCGGCTATGAGATCGACGGTAAGGTCACTCGTGATTTTCCCGTTACCCGCCTGCTGGAACAGGCAAAGCCGGTCTATACCACGCTGCCCGGCTGGAAGTGCGACATTCGCGGCGAAATCGACTACGCCAAATTGCCCCAGGCGGCCAAAAACTATGTGGACTTTCTTGAGGGGGAGATCGGCGTTCCCATCACACTCGTCTCCACCGGTCCCAAGCGTCACGAAATTGCCCGTCGCTGA